One Bacillus sp. FJAT-52991 genomic region harbors:
- a CDS encoding DUF4097 domain-containing protein has protein sequence MNEEKQRILKMVEDGIITASEAVALMEALEKNDRPSAQKENFFDELLNFGQKLGSQMQGAGSQLHQPKDKLFQFVQSTVQKLKDFEFPLGKAVEFSHVFHEEGFSPKRLKVEMANGDLTLLPWGEQGVKAECHVKVYGAEQEEEAREEFIKNSVFYARDNKLSFSVGLKLMKVDTVLYVPKDKIDDISIKLFNGSLAVSNAHVEELDVKTANGKIEVKNCQVDDFEGETGNGQIYLMNCEGKRVEANSFNGAIHVIGSVGDIDVKTVNGNVLCDMKTGSAHTIKAHAITGNIEVYVPASTAMKGELRTNFGSFHLPEAGMKKMTEKEEMIQKLVRFESENEADEQVFITAETRTGLITIRTISPKNEEQELPKLEQGE, from the coding sequence ATGAACGAAGAGAAACAGCGAATTTTGAAAATGGTGGAAGATGGGATTATCACAGCAAGCGAAGCAGTGGCGTTAATGGAGGCGCTTGAAAAAAATGATCGCCCTAGTGCTCAAAAAGAGAATTTCTTTGATGAACTGTTAAACTTTGGGCAAAAATTAGGCAGCCAAATGCAAGGGGCAGGTAGCCAGCTTCATCAGCCAAAGGATAAACTATTTCAGTTCGTTCAGTCGACCGTTCAAAAGCTAAAGGACTTTGAATTTCCTCTGGGAAAAGCAGTCGAATTCTCTCATGTGTTTCATGAAGAAGGATTTTCACCAAAGCGTTTGAAGGTGGAAATGGCCAATGGGGATTTAACACTTTTACCTTGGGGTGAGCAAGGAGTCAAAGCAGAGTGCCATGTGAAGGTATACGGTGCGGAACAGGAAGAGGAAGCGCGAGAAGAGTTTATCAAAAATAGTGTATTCTATGCTCGTGACAATAAATTATCGTTCTCCGTAGGCTTGAAATTAATGAAGGTAGATACGGTATTGTATGTGCCGAAAGATAAAATCGATGATATTTCCATTAAGCTATTTAATGGGTCGTTAGCTGTAAGCAACGCCCATGTAGAGGAGCTAGATGTGAAAACAGCGAATGGCAAAATTGAAGTGAAAAATTGTCAGGTGGACGATTTTGAAGGGGAAACAGGCAATGGCCAAATATACTTGATGAATTGTGAAGGCAAAAGAGTAGAAGCGAACTCCTTTAATGGAGCCATTCATGTCATTGGTTCAGTCGGTGATATTGATGTGAAAACGGTGAATGGCAATGTATTATGTGATATGAAGACAGGTTCTGCTCATACGATTAAAGCGCATGCGATCACAGGAAATATTGAGGTGTATGTACCAGCCTCTACAGCGATGAAGGGTGAATTACGTACAAATTTTGGCTCGTTCCATTTGCCAGAAGCGGGTATGAAGAAAATGACGGAGAAAGAAGAAATGATTCAAAAGCTCGTTCGTTTTGAAAGCGAGAACGAAGCGGATGAGCAGGTGTTTATTACGGCAGAAACGCGCACAGGCTTGATTACTATTCGAACGATTTCTCCAAAAAATGAGGAACAAGAGCTTCCTAAGTTAGAGCAAGGTGAGTAA
- the lgt gene encoding prolipoprotein diacylglyceryl transferase — protein sequence MEGYPLDRVALEIGPFQVYWYGLIIGFGIVLGFYLATRESQRLGLDKDTFADLLIWAIPISILCARIYYVVFQWEYYSQHPEDIIKIWEGGIAIHGALIGAVATTVVFARARNISFWKLADIAAPSIILGQAIGRWGNFINQEAHGGEVTRSFLEGLHLPDWIINQMYIEGAYYHPTFLYESLWDLLGFALLMALRKVNLRRGELFLTYGIWYSIGRFFIEGLRTDSLMLGPLRMAQVISIGLVVAAIVILIVRRKMNAKQVRYNSMEN from the coding sequence ATGGAAGGTTACCCGTTAGACCGTGTGGCGTTAGAGATCGGTCCATTTCAAGTGTATTGGTACGGTCTGATTATCGGTTTTGGAATTGTGCTTGGATTTTATTTAGCCACAAGAGAAAGCCAACGTCTAGGGTTAGACAAAGACACATTTGCTGATTTACTCATTTGGGCAATTCCGATTTCGATTCTTTGTGCCCGTATTTATTACGTAGTATTTCAATGGGAGTATTATTCGCAACACCCTGAGGATATTATTAAAATCTGGGAAGGTGGCATTGCGATCCATGGTGCCTTAATCGGGGCCGTGGCTACGACTGTTGTTTTTGCGAGGGCAAGAAATATTTCCTTTTGGAAGCTTGCTGATATTGCCGCACCGAGTATTATCTTGGGTCAGGCGATTGGACGTTGGGGTAATTTTATAAACCAGGAAGCTCATGGGGGAGAAGTCACACGTTCTTTTTTAGAGGGCTTACATTTGCCAGATTGGATCATTAATCAAATGTACATTGAAGGCGCTTATTATCATCCTACTTTTTTATATGAATCACTCTGGGATTTACTTGGATTTGCGCTATTGATGGCGTTACGAAAAGTTAATTTACGCCGCGGCGAGCTGTTTTTAACGTATGGTATTTGGTATTCCATCGGTCGCTTTTTCATTGAAGGGCTGCGGACGGATAGCTTGATGCTTGGGCCGTTAAGAATGGCGCAAGTGATTTCGATTGGGTTAGTGGTAGCGGCAATTGTGATTTTGATCGTTCGCCGCAAAATGAATGCGAAGCAAGTAAGATACAATAGTATGGAAAATTGA
- a CDS encoding phage holin family protein, whose protein sequence is MRWLVGIFINALLFIALSGYFTGLEVDSIGSAIIASFVLSILNILVRPILIILTLPITFVTLGLFLFVINALTLMLTDNIMGNHFEIASFSMAFFIAVLMALVNLILQFTIFKKE, encoded by the coding sequence ATGAGATGGCTTGTTGGCATTTTCATTAATGCCCTTTTATTCATTGCGCTTTCGGGCTATTTTACAGGCTTAGAAGTGGATAGTATTGGCTCAGCCATCATTGCTAGTTTTGTACTATCTATTTTAAACATACTCGTTCGGCCGATTTTAATTATTTTGACGTTACCTATTACGTTTGTAACACTCGGACTATTTCTGTTTGTCATTAATGCCTTAACGTTAATGCTGACAGACAATATCATGGGAAATCATTTTGAGATAGCCAGCTTTAGCATGGCGTTTTTTATCGCTGTCTTAATGGCACTAGTGAATCTCATTTTACAGTTCACTATTTTTAAAAAAGAATAG
- a CDS encoding N-acetylmuramoyl-L-alanine amidase, whose amino-acid sequence MKIIIDAGHGLHTLGKRSPNGMREYEFNREIALLLQKELCLFHHVNIQFSHSDEQDVPLAKRTALANSWNADLFLSIHANAYGETWNEVNGIETYIYPSRPQEAAELATLIQELVIKRTGRKNRGVKTANFYVLRKTKMTAVLIELGFMTHPEEAQLLRTSHYQQQCAEAIAEAVASYYQLK is encoded by the coding sequence ATGAAAATAATCATTGATGCAGGACATGGTTTACATACGCTTGGAAAACGAAGCCCAAATGGCATGAGAGAGTATGAGTTTAATCGAGAAATCGCTTTGCTGTTACAAAAGGAGCTATGCTTATTTCATCATGTAAACATTCAATTTTCGCATTCTGACGAACAGGATGTCCCACTTGCGAAAAGAACGGCTCTCGCCAACAGCTGGAATGCGGATCTCTTCCTCTCCATTCATGCCAATGCCTATGGAGAAACATGGAATGAGGTGAACGGGATTGAAACCTATATTTATCCGTCTCGGCCACAAGAAGCAGCGGAGTTGGCCACGCTCATTCAAGAACTCGTCATCAAAAGAACAGGTCGAAAAAATCGCGGTGTGAAAACAGCTAATTTCTACGTCTTACGAAAAACAAAAATGACAGCTGTATTAATCGAATTGGGTTTTATGACTCATCCTGAGGAAGCACAATTACTGCGGACAAGCCATTACCAACAGCAATGTGCCGAAGCCATAGCTGAGGCAGTTGCTTCTTATTATCAGTTAAAATAA
- the hprK gene encoding HPr(Ser) kinase/phosphatase, with amino-acid sequence MAKVRTKDLLEKFNFELVSGEDGIHRPIVTSDLSRPGLELAGFFDYYPAERVQLLGMTEMTFFSKLHPEEKESRMERLCHDTTPAIILSRGQDVPEQLIEASERNAVPVMRSNMTTTRLSSRLTNYLEGMLAPTTAVHGVLVDIYGVGVLITGQSGVGKSETALELVKRGHRLVADDCVEIRQEDEDVLVGSAPELIEHLLEIRGLGIINVMTLFGTGAIRGHKRITLNIHLENWDPKKQYDRLGIEEDKLKIIDTDITKITLPVRPGRNLAVIVEVAAMNFRLKRLGINTAKEFTNKLANVISEKDPDLL; translated from the coding sequence TTGGCTAAAGTTCGTACAAAGGATTTGTTGGAGAAGTTTAACTTTGAACTTGTGAGTGGAGAAGATGGGATTCATCGTCCGATCGTCACGAGTGATCTTTCGCGGCCAGGTCTTGAGCTTGCTGGTTTTTTTGATTATTACCCAGCTGAGCGCGTGCAATTACTTGGAATGACGGAGATGACGTTTTTTAGTAAACTTCATCCAGAAGAAAAAGAATCACGGATGGAAAGACTTTGTCATGACACAACACCAGCGATTATTCTTTCGCGAGGACAAGATGTGCCGGAACAATTGATTGAAGCATCAGAACGAAACGCTGTCCCTGTTATGCGTTCTAATATGACAACGACACGGCTTTCTAGTCGGTTGACCAATTATTTAGAAGGTATGCTTGCCCCAACCACTGCTGTGCATGGGGTGCTTGTTGATATTTATGGTGTTGGTGTATTGATTACGGGGCAAAGTGGAGTCGGAAAAAGTGAAACGGCTTTGGAGCTTGTGAAGCGCGGGCATCGACTAGTTGCCGATGATTGTGTAGAGATTCGCCAAGAGGATGAAGATGTGCTTGTTGGTAGTGCGCCGGAGCTTATTGAGCATTTGCTTGAAATTCGCGGGTTAGGTATTATTAATGTCATGACTTTATTCGGTACAGGGGCGATTCGCGGACATAAACGCATTACGTTGAATATTCATTTAGAAAACTGGGATCCGAAAAAGCAGTACGATCGCTTAGGAATTGAAGAAGATAAATTAAAAATTATTGATACGGATATTACGAAGATCACATTGCCTGTTCGTCCAGGGAGAAACCTTGCTGTTATTGTCGAGGTAGCCGCGATGAATTTCCGTTTGAAGCGCCTTGGCATTAACACGGCGAAGGAGTTTACGAACAAGTTAGCTAATGTGATCAGTGAGAAGGATCCGGATTTATTATAG